From Daucus carota subsp. sativus chromosome 6, DH1 v3.0, whole genome shotgun sequence, the proteins below share one genomic window:
- the LOC108224581 gene encoding mannan endo-1,4-beta-mannosidase 7: MRTWALLFLLLLFLFDDHGINLPQVSASNEFIKSRGGHFMLNGDFYYANGFNAYWLMDVASDLSQRNKVSSVFREAVSNGLTLARTWAFSDGGYQALQVSPGVYDERVFQGLDFVIHEAKRHGIKLILSLVNNYEDYGGKNQYVKWARDQGQNITSDDDFFSNPLVKGFYKKHVNTILTRRNSFTGVPYKDDNTIMAWELINEPRCTSDPSGRTLQAWIKEMASYVKSVDKKHLLEVGLEGFYGQSAPEDKQFNLNFKTGTDFVANNQIPGIDFATIHMYPDQWLPGSDEKTQQTFSEKWIGKHIQDAETILQKPLLVTEFGWERSGFDRKTRERLFDTVFSDIYLSARRGGAAAGGMFWQLLTEGLDSYRDGYEIVFSESPSIASLISDQSKQLVQIREKYSRQRHMKKGGQTRDKVEIRQVYSRQRHIRKIMKL, translated from the exons ATGAGGACCTGGGCTCTCCTTTTTTTGTTGCTTCTTTTCTTGTTTGATGATCATGGGATAAATCTTCCTCAGGTTTCAGCAAGCAATGAGTTCATCAAAAGCAGAGGAGGGCACTTCATGTTGAATGGTGATTTTTATTATGCAAATGGTTTCAATGCTTATTGGCTCATGGATGTGGCTTCTGATTTATCTCAGAGAAATAAGGTGTCCTCTGTTTTTCGAGAAGCGGTGTCGAATGGCCTCACGCTTGCCAGAACCTGGGCTTTTAGTGATGGTGGATATCAGGCTTTGCAGGTTTCTCCAGGGGTTTATGATGAGCGAGTGTTTCag GGTTTGGATTTTGTGATACATGAAGCTAAAAGACACGGGATTAAGCTGATATTGAGCCTAGTGAATAATTACGAAGATTATGGAGGGAAAAATCAGTATGTAAAGTGGGCAAGAGATCAGGGACAGAACATAACGTCGGATGATGATTTCTTTTCGAATCCTTTGGTGAAGGGATTCTACAAGAAACACGTAAAC ACTATTCTTACAAGGCGGAACAGCTTCACAGGAGTTCCGTATAAGGATGATAACACAATAATGGCGTGGGAGCTCATAAACGAGCCTAGATGCACTTCAGACCCATCCGGAAGGACTCTACAg GCTTGGATCAAAGAGATGGCCTCTTATGTAAAGTCTGTAGACAAAAAGCATTTATTGGAAGTTGGTTTGGAAGGATTTTACGGACAGTCCGCACCCGAGGACAAGCAATTCAATTTGAACTTTAAAACAGGAACAGATTTTGtagcaaataatcaaatcccaGGCATCGATTTTGCAACAATTCACATGTATCCTGATCAAtg GTTACCAGGTTCTGATGAAAAAACCCAACAAACATTTTCGGAGAAATGGATTGGCAAGCACATTCAAGACGCAGAGACAATTCTCCAAAAGCCGCTCTTAGTCACTGAGTTCGGATGGGAAAGATCTGGTTTTGATAGAAAAACGAGAGAGCGTCTATTTGATACAGTTTTTTCAGACATTTACTTGTCAGCAAGGCGTGGAGGTGCTGCTGCAGGTGGCATGTTTTGGCAACTACTCACAGAAGGATTGGACTCCTATCGTGATGGTTATGAAATAGTGTTTAGTGAAAGCCCTTCTATCGCGTCTTTGATTTCTGATCAGTCGAAACAATTGGTTCAGATCAGAGAAAAGTATAGCAGGCAGAGGCATATGAAGAAGGGAGGCCAAACAAGGGACAAAGTTGAGATCAGACAAGTATATTCCAGGCAGAGGCATATAAGAAAGATAATGAAACTATGA
- the LOC108228187 gene encoding ornithine transcarbamylase, chloroplastic: MAAILSHPPSSFSAVRSADSSSLSISSRRSLGNALCFPAISVASPARNIRRINCQSSATFAPPASSAVDVKEKAGLKDFLHITDFDKDTIVKILDRAKEVKALIKSGEKTYLPFKGKTMAMIFAKPSMRTRVSFETGFFLLGGHALYLGPNDIQMGKREETRDVARVLSRYNDIIMARLFAHQDLLDLAKYATVPIINGLTDYNHPCQIMADALTIIEHIGQLEGTKVVYVGDGNNIVHSWLLLAAVIPFHFVCACPKGFEPDEKTVEKARQAGISKIEITSDPKEAVKGADVVYSDVWASMGQKEEAAHRRQVFQGFQVDEELMKLAGPNAYFMHCLPAERGVEVTDGVIEAPNSIVFPQAENRMHAQNAIMLHSLGL, encoded by the exons ATGGCCGCGATTCTATCACACCCTCCTTCTTCATTCTCAGCCGTCCGATCAGCTGACTCATCTTCTCTATCCATTTCTTCTCGCCGGAGCTTAGGAAATGCTCTCTGTTTTCCGGCCATTTCAGTCGCGTCTCCGGCGCGAAATATTCGTCGAATTAATTGCCAAAGCTCCGCCACTTTCGCTCCACCAGCGTCATCAGCTGTCGATGTCAAAG AGAAAGCAGGGCTTAAGGATTTCCTGCACATAACTGACTTCGACAAAGACACAATTGTGAAGATTTTAGACCGGGCGAAAGAGGTCAAGGCATTGATTAAATCAGGAGAGAAGACGTATCTCCCATTTAAAGGAAAAACAATGGCGATGATATTTGCTAAGCCATCCATGAGGACTCGTGTTTCATTTGAGACTGGTTTCTTCTTGCTTGGTGGGCATGCTTTATATTTAGGACCGAATGATATACAGATGGGTAAGAGAGAAGAAACTCGTGATGTTGCTCGAGTTCTGTCTCGctataatgatataattatgGCTCGACTATTTGCACATCAG GACCTTCTGGATCTTGCTAAATATGCAACTGTCCCTATTATTAATGGACTGACAGATTATAATCATCCCTGTCAAATTATGGCTGATGCACTCACAATAATCGAACACATTGGTCAACTGGAAGGGACGAAG GTTGTCTATGTTGGTGATGGAAACAACATAGTGCATTCTTGGTTGTTGCTGGCAGCAGTCATTCCTTTCCATTTCGTGTGTGCCTGTCCTAAAGGTTTTGAGCCTGATGAGAAGACTGTTGAAAAGGCACGACAAGCTGGAATCAGCAAGATTGAGATAACCAGTGACCCAAAGGAGGCTGTTAAAGGTGCTGATGTTGTGTATTCAGATGTATGGGCCAGCATGGGTCAAAAGGAGGAAGCTGCGCATCGTCGCCAAGTGTTTCAAGGATTCCAG GTGGATGAAGAACTCATGAAGTTAGCAGGGCCAAATGCATACTTCATGCATTGCCTACCAGCAGAACGAGGCGTGGAGGTCACTGATGGAGTTATTGAGGCTCCAAACTCAATTGTCTTCCCTCAAGCGGAGAATCGAATGCACGCACAGAATGCAATAATGCTTCATTCTCTTGGATTGTAG